In Leishmania major strain Friedlin complete genome, chromosome 34, the following proteins share a genomic window:
- a CDS encoding protein phosphatase 2C-like protein, protein MSLRPVHRSVATVLAVDMTHDSRTPQGKSRVSGGSSCFPSGYLNNESFDLNSETDHVSANSSTCHPAESYHLLLPRELQTPAQHFTTPEIPEISSHSPLCSALFSSVTEMQHQSVLEVGVASDQGIRSSMEDEHVTVVEPEVCFFGIYDGHGGRQCAEYVRARLHEITLAHECLKTDPRKAISDAFAQVEREFLGQNTNDMSSAGCVCAAAVVQGSVLTVGNVGDCEVVLARAGQPVLLTVKHNPSCNDAEATRVKKAGGCIFNCRVGHPRFNPRMCSLAVSRAVGDAGFKLEEYTNGKPSGIIAVADTSEVLLAKDDEFLILACDGLWDTMSYAEAVELATAYMASGADANSVADQLVGEALRRGTRDNVTAIFVRLGGSAQAGLGDANK, encoded by the coding sequence ATGAGTCTCCGACCCGTGCATCGGTCCGTTGCCACTGTTCTAGCGGTCGACATGACGCACGACAGTCGAACACCACAGGGAAAGTCGCGCGTCTCGGGGGGCTCCAGCTGCTTCCCGTCCGGTTATCTTAACAACGAGAGCTTTGACCTGAACTCCGAGACGGATCACGTATCCGCTAACTCCTCCACATGTCATCCGGCGGAGTCGTACCACCTCTTGCTCCCTCGAGAGCTGCAGACGCCGGCTCAGCACTTCACCACGCCGGAGATCCCGGAGATCTCCTCTCACTCACCGCTCTGCAGTGCTTTATTTTCTTCGGTGACTGAAATGCAGCACCAGTCGGTACTGGAGGTCGGCGTGGCAAGCGATCAAGGCATCCGCTCGAGCATGGAGGACGAACATGTGACCGTCGTGGAGCCGGAGGTTTGCTTCTTTGGCATCTATGACGGGCACGGTGGTCGCCAGTGTGCCGAATACGTCCGCGCCCGGCTGCACGAAATTACACTCGCTCATGAGTGCCTTAAGACGGATCCGCGCAAGGCGATCAGCGACGCATTCGCTCAGGTGGAGCGCGAGTTTTTAGGGCAGAACACCAACGACATGAGCTCTGccggctgcgtgtgcgccgcggccgtcgTCCAGGGATCGGTGCTGACGGTGGGCAACGTTGGTGACTGCGAGGTGGTCCTCGCGCGTGCGGGGCAGCCTGTGCTGTTGACAGTCAAGCACAACCCCAGCTGCAACGATGCTGAGGCAACGCGGGTCAAGAAGGCTGGCGGGTGCATTTTCAACTGCAGGGTGGGCCACCCGCGTTTCAACCCGCGCATGTGCAGTCTTGCCGTGTCACGCGCGGTCGGAGATGCCGGGTTCAAGCTTGAGGAATACACGAACGGCAAACCGTCAGGCAtcatcgctgtcgccgacACTTCTGAAGTGTTGCTGGCGAAGGACGATGAGTTTTTGATTTTGGCGTGCGACGGTTTGTGGGACACAATGTCTTACGCCGAGGCTGTCGAGCTGGCCACCGCGTACATGGCGAGCGGGGCCGATGCCAACAGCGTCGCTGACCAGCTTGTGGGAGAGGCACTGCGGCGGGGCACGCGCGACAACGTCACGGCCATCTTTGTACGCCTAGGTGGGTCAGCGCAAGCAGGACTAGGCGATGCCAACAAATGA